One genomic region from Pseudanabaena sp. FACHB-2040 encodes:
- a CDS encoding ATP-binding protein: protein MPVVWFLMGLATGLGIWFWRWTRFNARLKLLVKRQQIDPGSSDLDLITQLSHRIADQGQQVNGLERALDSHQFLLENAPIGYLLVNEENQLLWCNLQAGQLLGISQSFDELEQRPRLLLQLVRSYELDNLIEETRQLHQPCQRDWTLYRVSPNPLNPKNEPAYPLRGYGVPLDQGRIGVFLENRQEAVTLLQQRDRWTSDVAHELKTPLTSIRLVAETLKPRIDVALQGWLDRLLNETIRLSNLVEDLLNLSRLEGQNFQGLNLKPVDLAQLITAAWQSLEPLARVKQLSLTYDGPVTLLMTVDESLMYRVLINLLDNAIKHSPSRASVFVQLSLVESSALEGGMAVCLDVIDNGLGFQDKDLPHIFDRFYRADPARKRETNRSARGSSSSQVSANEGLGGGGSGLGLSIVQQIVEAHQGTIAAENHPDLGGGWLKIILPGSLLLAQDSIAGHSPL from the coding sequence GTGCCAGTCGTATGGTTCTTAATGGGCCTGGCAACAGGGCTGGGAATCTGGTTCTGGCGTTGGACTCGATTCAATGCCCGGTTGAAATTGCTGGTGAAAAGACAGCAGATTGATCCTGGATCTTCTGATCTCGATTTGATAACACAGCTATCGCACAGGATTGCTGACCAAGGCCAGCAGGTCAATGGTTTAGAACGGGCTTTAGACAGCCATCAGTTTTTGCTGGAAAATGCTCCGATTGGCTACCTCCTAGTCAATGAAGAAAACCAGCTGCTGTGGTGCAACCTGCAGGCCGGTCAGCTCCTGGGTATTTCTCAATCTTTTGATGAGCTAGAGCAACGACCCCGACTGTTGCTTCAGCTCGTGCGCTCTTATGAGCTAGACAACCTGATTGAGGAAACGCGTCAACTGCATCAGCCCTGCCAGCGAGATTGGACCCTCTATCGGGTGTCACCCAATCCGCTTAATCCGAAAAATGAGCCTGCCTATCCCTTGAGAGGCTATGGCGTGCCTCTCGATCAAGGGCGAATTGGCGTCTTTTTGGAGAATCGTCAGGAAGCGGTGACTCTGCTGCAGCAACGCGATCGCTGGACCTCTGATGTGGCCCATGAACTCAAAACACCGCTGACCTCGATCCGTCTGGTGGCAGAGACGCTTAAACCGCGTATTGATGTCGCCTTACAAGGTTGGCTAGACCGCTTGCTCAATGAAACGATCCGCCTCAGTAATTTGGTTGAAGACCTGCTTAACCTGAGCCGCCTTGAAGGCCAGAATTTTCAGGGTCTGAACCTAAAGCCGGTTGACCTGGCTCAGTTGATTACGGCTGCCTGGCAGAGTCTGGAACCGCTGGCACGGGTAAAGCAACTTAGCCTTACCTACGACGGGCCAGTGACTTTACTGATGACAGTGGATGAGTCTTTGATGTACCGGGTCTTGATCAATCTTCTAGACAATGCCATCAAGCATAGTCCGTCTCGCGCTTCGGTGTTTGTTCAGTTGAGTCTGGTGGAAAGCTCCGCTTTAGAAGGGGGAATGGCGGTCTGCTTGGATGTGATTGACAATGGATTGGGGTTTCAAGACAAAGACTTGCCCCACATTTTCGATCGCTTCTACCGGGCCGACCCGGCGCGCAAGCGCGAAACCAATCGATCCGCCCGGGGCTCAAGTAGTTCGCAGGTGTCTGCGAATGAAGGTTTAGGCGGGGGCGGCAGTGGGCTGGGCCTCTCAATTGTTCAGCAGATTGTGGAGGCGCACCAGGGCACTATAGCTGCAGAAAACCATCCGGATCTCGGCGGAGGCTGGCTGAAAATAATTTTACCTGGCAGCCTGCTGCTGGCTCAAGACAGCATAGCCGGTCATTCCCCCTTGTAA
- a CDS encoding DUF4278 domain-containing protein, with amino-acid sequence MSLRYRGVSYEPTQAQVEMSEELIGRYRGAAVSRHTPKQSAAHSSVEGLKYRGATVK; translated from the coding sequence ATGTCTTTACGTTATCGCGGCGTTAGCTACGAACCCACTCAAGCCCAAGTAGAAATGTCTGAAGAGCTCATTGGTCGCTACCGGGGTGCAGCTGTTTCTCGGCACACCCCCAAGCAGTCAGCAGCCCACTCTTCAGTAGAAGGTCTTAAGTATCGGGGCGCAACTGTAAAGTAG
- a CDS encoding creatininase family protein, with amino-acid sequence MHSFFPPERYFPYLTWQDVQAMPDKENVVIIQPIGAIEQHGPHLPLAVDAAISAAVLGKALTKLESEVPAYTLPLLYYGKSNEHWHFPGTITLSTQTLLAVLREVGESIYRAGFRKLVLMNSHGGQPQVIEITARDLHQTYEDFLVFPLFTWRVPNTAGELLSDLEKELGIHAGDAETSLMLSVLPDQVHMDRAVKEYPQGLPENSLLSMEGALPFAWVTRDLTRSGVLGDATVATREKGDRILESVSAGWVQTIRDIYRFRQPQVWRQKS; translated from the coding sequence ATGCACAGTTTTTTTCCGCCTGAGCGATATTTTCCCTATCTCACCTGGCAAGATGTTCAAGCCATGCCCGATAAGGAAAATGTGGTAATTATTCAGCCCATTGGGGCAATTGAGCAGCATGGTCCTCATCTGCCCCTAGCAGTAGACGCCGCTATCAGCGCTGCCGTACTGGGCAAAGCCCTCACAAAACTGGAATCTGAGGTGCCCGCCTATACGTTGCCGCTGCTGTATTACGGCAAGTCCAATGAGCACTGGCATTTTCCGGGCACGATTACGCTCTCCACCCAAACTCTGCTAGCGGTTCTGCGAGAGGTGGGAGAGAGCATCTACCGAGCGGGCTTTCGTAAGCTAGTGCTAATGAACTCTCACGGGGGACAGCCCCAGGTGATAGAAATTACGGCCCGGGATCTGCACCAGACCTATGAGGACTTCCTGGTCTTTCCCCTATTTACCTGGCGCGTCCCCAACACGGCAGGCGAACTGTTGAGCGATTTAGAAAAAGAGTTGGGCATCCATGCTGGAGACGCTGAGACTAGCCTGATGCTGTCTGTGCTGCCTGATCAGGTGCACATGGATCGGGCCGTGAAGGAGTATCCCCAAGGCTTGCCAGAGAATAGCCTGCTCAGTATGGAGGGGGCACTGCCCTTTGCTTGGGTAACGCGGGACCTGACCCGCAGCGGGGTGCTGGGAGATGCAACAGTCGCGACGCGAGAAAAAGGCGATCGCATTCTTGAGAGCGTGTCTGCTGGTTGGGTGCAAACGATTCGCGATATCTATCGGTTTCGACAACCCCAAGTTTGGCGGCAAAAATCTTAG
- a CDS encoding ROK family protein: protein MQAAGCSQAAPDPSSAASKTLSVDIGGSGIKTILLDARGEALTERLRQNTPAPATPEAIINLIQAQAAQQGDFDRVSVGFPGVVRQGVIGSAANLDSRWIGVDLAQSLTQLLGKPVRVANDADVQGLGAVTCQGVELVLTLGTGVGAALFVNGTLVPNLELGHHPFRKGETYEQQLGRSALEGISKKRWNRRLEKAIALLQAIFNYDTLYLGGGETKQINFDLPKNVKIVSNMMGLLGGIALWRD, encoded by the coding sequence TTGCAGGCAGCAGGCTGTAGTCAGGCAGCCCCAGATCCGTCCTCGGCGGCTTCGAAAACACTGTCTGTTGATATTGGCGGGAGCGGCATTAAAACCATCTTGCTAGATGCCAGGGGAGAAGCTCTGACCGAGCGGTTGCGGCAAAATACGCCTGCGCCTGCAACGCCAGAGGCCATTATTAACCTCATTCAAGCACAGGCGGCTCAGCAGGGAGACTTCGACCGAGTATCAGTAGGTTTTCCTGGCGTGGTGCGCCAAGGAGTCATTGGCTCGGCGGCCAATCTAGACAGCCGCTGGATTGGCGTAGATCTAGCCCAATCGCTCACCCAACTTCTGGGCAAGCCGGTTCGCGTGGCCAATGATGCTGATGTGCAGGGGCTGGGAGCCGTAACCTGCCAGGGCGTTGAACTGGTGCTTACCTTGGGAACCGGTGTCGGAGCAGCCCTCTTTGTTAACGGTACGCTCGTCCCTAATCTGGAACTGGGCCACCATCCCTTCCGCAAAGGGGAAACCTACGAGCAGCAATTAGGCCGATCTGCCTTAGAAGGGATAAGCAAAAAACGGTGGAACCGGCGGTTGGAAAAAGCGATCGCACTGCTGCAAGCTATCTTTAACTACGACACGCTCTACCTAGGCGGCGGTGAAACCAAGCAGATCAACTTTGACCTACCCAAAAATGTCAAAATCGTTTCCAATATGATGGGGCTGTTGGGGGGAATTGCCCTTTGGCGAGACTAA
- a CDS encoding universal stress protein — translation MFRRILVALDDSPLRATVFEKALAMAAALDAQLMLLHVLSAYGVGSPGIPLRAYPAYYPILDDASWQLYQERWHTFETAGIERLQRDSETATNAGVRAEFIQSGGEPSLVICDLARTWEADLIIVGSHGRSGLSELLMGSVSNYVMHHAPCSVLVVHSSKTKSAHSTKSAMADTTALR, via the coding sequence ATGTTTAGAAGAATTTTAGTTGCGCTAGATGATTCTCCGCTACGAGCCACAGTCTTTGAAAAAGCCCTGGCGATGGCGGCAGCGCTCGACGCTCAGTTAATGCTGCTACACGTTCTGTCAGCCTATGGGGTTGGCAGCCCCGGCATTCCCCTACGTGCTTACCCTGCCTACTATCCCATCTTGGATGACGCTTCTTGGCAACTTTACCAGGAGCGGTGGCACACGTTTGAAACAGCGGGTATTGAGCGGCTTCAAAGAGATTCGGAAACTGCTACCAACGCCGGAGTTAGGGCCGAATTTATCCAGTCTGGGGGAGAACCCTCTCTCGTGATTTGCGATCTGGCCCGCACCTGGGAAGCTGATCTCATCATCGTTGGCAGCCACGGACGCAGCGGATTGAGCGAGCTGCTGATGGGCAGCGTTAGCAACTATGTCATGCACCATGCGCCTTGTTCGGTGCTAGTGGTGCATAGCTCCAAGACAAAGTCTGCTCACAGCACCAAATCAGCAATGGCTGACACAACTGCACTTAGGTAG
- the tatC gene encoding twin-arginine translocase subunit TatC, whose translation MTPPSDLETLDNQTLVSSAAPAEDPDSFLDEVPADLEMSLFDHLEELRRRIFYSLIAVFVCIVGCFFVVNQIVQLLEVPAQGVKFLQLSPGEYFFVSLKVAGYSGLLIGSPFILYQIIMFVLPGLTRRERRLIGPVVLGSSVLFFAGLAFAYIALIPAALNFFINYGADVVEQLWSIDRYFEFVLLLLFSTGLAFQIPIVQLLLGLLGIVSSQQMLSSWRFVLLGAAVLGAVLTPSTDPVTQSLLGGAVLFLYFGGIGMVKVIGR comes from the coding sequence ATGACGCCTCCCTCCGATCTTGAGACTCTAGACAACCAGACCCTGGTCTCATCCGCCGCCCCGGCAGAAGATCCAGATTCCTTTTTGGATGAGGTGCCTGCCGATCTAGAGATGTCTCTGTTTGACCATCTGGAGGAACTGCGCCGCCGCATCTTCTACAGCCTAATTGCGGTTTTTGTCTGCATTGTGGGCTGTTTCTTTGTGGTCAACCAGATTGTGCAACTGCTAGAGGTGCCTGCTCAGGGCGTTAAGTTCCTACAGCTTTCACCGGGTGAGTATTTCTTTGTCTCTTTGAAAGTGGCAGGATACAGCGGTTTGCTGATTGGCAGCCCGTTTATTTTGTACCAGATCATCATGTTCGTGCTTCCGGGGTTGACTCGGCGGGAGCGGCGGCTAATAGGGCCGGTGGTGCTAGGTTCAAGCGTTCTCTTTTTTGCGGGTTTGGCCTTTGCCTACATTGCCCTGATCCCAGCAGCGCTAAATTTCTTTATCAACTACGGGGCTGATGTGGTAGAGCAGCTCTGGTCGATTGACCGCTACTTTGAGTTTGTGCTGCTGCTGCTGTTCAGCACCGGGCTAGCGTTCCAAATCCCGATCGTGCAGCTGCTGCTGGGCCTGCTGGGCATCGTTTCCTCTCAGCAGATGCTTTCTAGCTGGCGCTTTGTGCTGTTGGGGGCAGCGGTCCTAGGCGCAGTGCTGACACCCTCTACCGATCCAGTGACCCAGAGCCTCTTGGGCGGGGCGGTGCTGTTTTTATACTTTGGCGGGATTGGCATGGTTAAGGTGATTGGGCGTTAA
- a CDS encoding RodZ domain-containing protein, translated as MAKLASTQIEQLREIGAYLRQIRQQQGRGLDDIANQIFIRPALLRAVEEGQEQQLPEPVFIQGFIRRYGEALGLDGSELSKEFSVTAAHIVSEPPSNGNGLTNGHTEVEMRPPVQEARQPVQETWQPLQETRQPIQFPHDPPVPERGVNRRQSGLPLGLAAGALVLVAGAALGIWSLANRPNQASVANSSQSPTAAPEAVTPEPVPVPVPTPAATPEPTSNAPVVADLSMRDRAWISVVADGQKVYEGILESGTEETYEAQSSLRITSGNAGGVALSFNGSAPVSMGASGTVRTLTLTPETDPATLAVP; from the coding sequence GTGGCCAAGTTAGCATCGACTCAAATTGAGCAGCTTCGCGAAATTGGCGCTTACCTGCGTCAGATCCGTCAGCAGCAGGGTCGGGGGCTAGATGATATTGCCAATCAAATCTTCATTCGGCCAGCGCTGCTGCGAGCGGTTGAAGAAGGGCAGGAGCAGCAGCTTCCCGAACCTGTTTTCATTCAAGGTTTTATCCGGCGCTATGGCGAAGCCCTGGGCCTCGATGGCAGCGAACTCTCGAAGGAATTTTCGGTTACAGCCGCTCATATTGTGTCCGAACCCCCTAGCAACGGCAACGGCTTGACCAACGGTCATACCGAAGTCGAAATGCGGCCTCCGGTTCAAGAAGCTCGGCAGCCAGTCCAAGAAACCTGGCAACCGCTTCAAGAAACTCGGCAGCCCATTCAGTTTCCCCATGATCCTCCTGTTCCTGAACGCGGTGTGAATCGGCGTCAAAGCGGCCTGCCTTTGGGCCTGGCCGCAGGGGCATTGGTCTTGGTAGCAGGAGCCGCTTTGGGGATCTGGAGCTTGGCCAATCGACCGAACCAGGCTTCTGTAGCTAACTCTAGCCAGTCCCCAACGGCAGCGCCCGAAGCGGTAACCCCCGAGCCTGTCCCAGTACCAGTGCCTACCCCTGCAGCTACGCCTGAACCGACTTCCAATGCGCCTGTGGTGGCCGACCTGTCCATGCGCGATCGCGCATGGATTAGCGTCGTTGCCGATGGCCAGAAAGTCTATGAGGGCATTCTCGAAAGCGGCACCGAAGAAACCTACGAGGCCCAGAGCAGTCTTCGGATTACCTCTGGCAATGCTGGGGGAGTAGCCCTCTCTTTCAACGGCAGTGCGCCAGTCTCGATGGGAGCCTCGGGCACTGTCAGAACCCTGACGCTAACCCCTGAAACTGACCCGGCCACTCTGGCTGTTCCCTAA
- a CDS encoding transglycosylase SLT domain-containing protein produces the protein MLKLKQLKEKLPLGQINIRKRIPLIAIAGVTALSVGMAVALIRHRPPAGILPDTAAQHSLNPFAERPDVVPQLALLPAEMRALQLAQLANGEPSLVSSRARYLLAVDQINQDRGGSAIPLLTGLEEAYPVLAPYTLLRLGQAQKAAGQPEEAVASWQQVVERYGSDPAAAEALSRLSETDPAYLEQLLQTFPAHPRSIDLAFARLAEDPNRADTLPLLKLIAQHGHYRPEAEAVLDRLSKEFADQLQPADWQMIGFGYWELGRYVKAGPAYAKAPATARNLYRAGRGYQLNGNATAATNYYTLLDQQFPDAPETGLGLVRLSDILSLEKAANVLDQVIARFPDRAGEALLKKAEVLDALNSSTSAQEARQSLLNQYGASEAAAELRMKYAESAAAAGDLQTALRWAQETVKFSPDQEVTPEAGFWAGRWARQLGQSDVAQAAFEHVIGHYPESYYAWRSAVMLGWDVGDFKTVRSKLPEVQLPPQRSPLPTGSEALQELYLLGHNQTAWERWQVEFSNHQEATVAEQFTDGLMRLGVGDNLDGIYMVSSLSWRDHPEDQAQYQTLKDNPDYWQALYPFPFADLIQTWSLERQLNPLLVTALIRQESRFEPNIRSVVGAAGLMQVMPETAAWIQDQAGIPDYNLDNPNDNVNLGTWYLDYTHREYDNHSLFAVASYNAGPGAVAGWISEGGFADADEFVKKIPYPETQGYVHSVFEGYWNYLRLYNPEVAKQVSQYQSRSARTSAVSHSAVSH, from the coding sequence ATGCTGAAATTGAAGCAACTGAAGGAAAAACTGCCGCTTGGGCAGATCAATATTCGAAAAAGAATTCCCCTAATTGCGATCGCAGGGGTAACTGCGCTCTCTGTGGGCATGGCTGTCGCCTTAATACGGCACCGCCCGCCCGCCGGGATTTTGCCCGATACGGCTGCTCAACACTCCCTAAACCCCTTCGCCGAGCGACCCGATGTAGTGCCTCAACTGGCACTGCTACCGGCTGAGATGCGGGCCTTACAGCTAGCTCAGCTAGCCAATGGTGAACCCTCGCTTGTCAGCAGCCGGGCTCGCTATCTATTGGCCGTCGATCAAATTAACCAGGATCGGGGCGGCAGCGCCATTCCCCTGCTCACAGGGCTAGAAGAAGCCTATCCGGTGCTGGCTCCCTACACGCTGCTGCGGCTCGGTCAGGCCCAAAAAGCGGCAGGCCAACCAGAGGAAGCCGTAGCCTCCTGGCAGCAAGTCGTGGAGCGCTACGGCAGCGACCCCGCAGCGGCAGAGGCACTCTCCCGTCTCAGTGAAACCGATCCCGCCTACCTAGAGCAGCTGCTACAAACCTTTCCAGCCCATCCCCGCAGCATTGATCTAGCCTTTGCCCGCCTGGCCGAAGATCCTAACCGGGCCGATACTCTACCTCTGCTCAAGCTGATTGCCCAGCACGGCCACTACCGGCCTGAAGCCGAAGCAGTTTTAGACCGGCTCTCCAAAGAATTTGCTGACCAGCTCCAGCCTGCCGACTGGCAAATGATTGGCTTTGGCTACTGGGAGCTAGGGCGCTACGTCAAAGCCGGCCCGGCCTATGCCAAAGCCCCTGCCACTGCTCGCAATCTCTACCGGGCCGGTCGGGGCTACCAGCTCAACGGCAACGCCACCGCTGCTACTAACTACTACACGCTGCTAGATCAGCAGTTTCCAGACGCGCCAGAAACCGGATTGGGGTTGGTGCGGCTCTCCGATATCCTCTCCCTAGAAAAAGCGGCAAACGTGCTCGATCAGGTGATTGCCCGCTTTCCTGACCGGGCCGGCGAAGCGCTCCTGAAAAAAGCAGAAGTCCTAGATGCCCTCAACAGCTCAACCTCGGCCCAGGAAGCTCGCCAGTCCTTGCTGAACCAGTACGGAGCCTCCGAAGCGGCAGCTGAGCTGCGGATGAAATATGCCGAGAGCGCAGCGGCAGCCGGAGACCTGCAAACGGCTTTACGGTGGGCTCAAGAGACCGTCAAGTTCAGCCCCGACCAAGAAGTTACCCCAGAAGCCGGATTTTGGGCAGGCCGGTGGGCCAGGCAGCTAGGCCAGTCAGACGTTGCCCAAGCCGCCTTTGAGCACGTCATTGGCCACTACCCTGAGTCTTACTATGCTTGGCGCTCAGCCGTCATGCTGGGCTGGGACGTGGGCGATTTTAAGACCGTGCGCTCTAAATTGCCTGAAGTTCAGTTACCGCCTCAGCGATCGCCGCTGCCCACCGGATCAGAAGCGCTGCAGGAACTCTATCTGTTGGGGCACAACCAAACGGCTTGGGAACGTTGGCAGGTGGAGTTTAGCAATCATCAGGAAGCCACTGTGGCCGAACAGTTCACCGACGGCCTGATGCGGCTGGGCGTGGGCGACAACCTCGACGGGATCTACATGGTGTCTAGCCTGTCCTGGCGGGATCACCCCGAAGACCAGGCTCAGTACCAAACCCTCAAGGACAACCCCGACTACTGGCAGGCGCTGTACCCCTTTCCTTTTGCAGATTTGATCCAGACTTGGTCGCTTGAGCGCCAGCTCAATCCCCTGCTAGTCACGGCTTTAATCCGCCAAGAATCGCGCTTTGAGCCCAACATTCGCTCGGTGGTAGGGGCCGCTGGGCTGATGCAGGTAATGCCTGAAACAGCCGCCTGGATCCAGGACCAAGCGGGCATCCCCGACTACAACCTCGACAACCCCAACGACAACGTCAACTTGGGCACCTGGTATCTGGACTACACCCACCGGGAATACGACAACCATTCGCTATTTGCGGTAGCCAGCTACAACGCGGGCCCAGGGGCGGTAGCTGGCTGGATCAGTGAGGGCGGTTTTGCCGATGCCGATGAATTCGTTAAGAAAATTCCCTATCCAGAAACCCAAGGCTACGTTCACTCCGTTTTTGAGGGCTACTGGAACTATTTACGGCTATACAATCCGGAGGTAGCCAAGCAAGTCTCTCAGTATCAGTCGCGTAGCGCACGCACCTCTGCGGTTTCCCATTCTGCCGTTTCCCATTAG
- a CDS encoding leucyl aminopeptidase codes for MEFQASDKTCLTWSGDCLVIGVCEESLPLAGMMAELNERLTGLLQDLIDETEFTGKDGATATLRVGKQGPVHKLGLVGLGSVESLKPETLRKAAATAARLARKEKCSSLGLSLPVWNNDPALTAQALTEGSILALQEDSRFKSDKDEKANPVQQVHLLDLAGQEAAVSKAQAICEGVILARELVAAPPNVVTSVSLAETAAEIAQSCGLTLEVLEQEDCEKLGMGAYLGVAQASEIPPKFIHLTYKPEGTPKRKLAIVGKGLTFDSGGLNIKGAGSGIEMMKVDMGGAAATLGAAKVIGRLKPEVEVHFISATTENMISGRALRPGDILTASNGKTIEVNNTDAEGRLTLADALVFAEKLGVDAIVDLATLTGACIIALGDDIAGLFTPDDGLAQEISQAAEFSGEKLWRLPMEEKYFEGLKSLAADMKNTGPRPGGSITASLFLKQFVNGTPWAHLDVAGPVWIEKEGPYHSPGATGYGVRTLVQWVLASS; via the coding sequence ATGGAGTTTCAAGCATCGGACAAAACTTGTCTGACCTGGTCTGGCGATTGCCTTGTCATTGGCGTTTGTGAAGAGTCTTTGCCGCTGGCTGGCATGATGGCTGAGCTCAATGAGCGGCTCACCGGACTGTTGCAAGACTTAATAGATGAAACCGAGTTTACGGGCAAAGACGGTGCCACAGCGACCCTGCGAGTAGGCAAGCAAGGTCCGGTACACAAGCTGGGGCTAGTCGGCCTGGGTTCTGTCGAAAGCTTAAAACCCGAAACCCTTCGCAAAGCCGCCGCTACTGCAGCGAGACTGGCTAGAAAGGAAAAGTGTTCCTCCCTGGGTCTCAGCTTGCCGGTTTGGAACAACGACCCGGCCCTCACAGCCCAAGCCTTGACCGAAGGGAGCATCCTGGCGCTTCAGGAAGACAGCCGCTTTAAATCAGATAAAGACGAGAAGGCCAACCCGGTTCAACAGGTTCACCTGCTGGACTTAGCAGGGCAAGAGGCTGCGGTTAGCAAAGCCCAAGCCATCTGTGAAGGCGTGATTTTGGCGCGGGAGCTGGTTGCCGCCCCGCCCAACGTAGTTACCTCCGTCAGCCTGGCCGAAACTGCAGCAGAGATTGCCCAGTCCTGCGGCCTGACTCTGGAAGTGCTGGAGCAGGAAGACTGTGAAAAGCTCGGCATGGGAGCTTATCTAGGCGTGGCCCAGGCCTCTGAGATACCGCCCAAATTCATTCACCTGACCTACAAGCCCGAAGGCACCCCCAAGCGCAAGCTGGCCATTGTGGGCAAAGGGCTAACCTTTGACTCTGGCGGCCTAAACATTAAAGGGGCTGGCAGCGGCATTGAAATGATGAAAGTGGATATGGGCGGCGCGGCTGCCACCCTGGGAGCCGCCAAAGTTATCGGTCGCCTGAAGCCAGAAGTAGAAGTCCACTTCATCAGCGCCACAACTGAGAACATGATCAGCGGCCGCGCCCTCCGTCCCGGCGACATTTTGACCGCGTCTAACGGCAAAACTATTGAGGTTAACAACACCGATGCTGAGGGTCGTCTGACCCTAGCTGATGCCCTGGTCTTTGCCGAAAAACTGGGTGTAGATGCCATTGTCGATCTGGCAACGCTAACCGGGGCCTGCATTATTGCACTCGGGGACGATATTGCTGGGCTGTTTACGCCGGACGACGGGCTGGCTCAGGAAATTTCCCAGGCTGCCGAATTCAGTGGCGAGAAGCTCTGGCGTTTACCGATGGAAGAGAAATACTTTGAGGGCCTGAAATCTCTAGCGGCCGATATGAAAAACACCGGTCCTCGCCCTGGTGGCTCGATTACAGCCTCACTGTTTCTGAAGCAGTTTGTCAACGGCACGCCTTGGGCGCATCTAGATGTGGCCGGTCCGGTGTGGATTGAGAAGGAGGGGCCTTACCACAGTCCAGGGGCTACAGGATATGGCGTGCGCACCCTGGTACAGTGGGTTCTGGCATCGAGCTAA
- a CDS encoding sulfite exporter TauE/SafE family protein, translating to MVDDFGLLAAAGVLSGVLAGFLGIGGGTILVPIMVRLGITPIEAVATSSLAIVVTSITGSVQNWRMGFLDLRKVLMLGFPALVTAQLGVLLANVFPDYVLLGGFGLLLVLNVYLVGLRKQVVAQKARQERHQVEAQTTDNPTPADFNGRSAGAEDAMTPADPPHERVSTGGEREMNPVLARLITGSSAGILAGLFGVGGGVIMVPLQILLLGEGIKTAVQTSLGVIVITAIAACSGHALSGNVLFQVGLILGIGGLVGVQVSTRFLPKLPDQAITFMFRALLALLSVYIFWQAWNSYLSR from the coding sequence ATGGTCGATGATTTTGGGCTGCTGGCGGCAGCCGGGGTGCTTTCTGGCGTTTTGGCGGGCTTTTTAGGCATTGGCGGCGGCACGATTTTGGTGCCGATCATGGTGCGCCTCGGCATTACCCCGATAGAAGCGGTTGCAACCAGCAGTCTGGCCATTGTTGTCACGTCGATTACCGGCAGCGTGCAGAACTGGCGCATGGGCTTTCTAGACCTGCGTAAGGTTCTGATGCTGGGATTTCCAGCATTGGTCACGGCTCAGCTGGGGGTGCTGCTAGCCAATGTTTTCCCAGATTATGTCCTGCTGGGGGGCTTTGGTCTGCTCTTGGTTCTCAACGTGTATCTGGTGGGGCTGCGTAAGCAGGTAGTGGCCCAAAAGGCGCGGCAGGAACGGCATCAGGTAGAGGCGCAGACGACGGACAACCCGACGCCGGCTGATTTCAACGGCAGATCTGCTGGGGCCGAAGACGCGATGACACCTGCCGACCCGCCTCACGAACGCGTCTCTACAGGGGGCGAACGAGAGATGAACCCCGTTTTAGCGCGGCTCATTACCGGCAGTTCGGCAGGGATTCTGGCGGGGCTATTTGGGGTGGGGGGCGGCGTTATCATGGTGCCGCTGCAGATTTTGCTGCTGGGAGAAGGAATTAAAACAGCGGTGCAGACAAGTTTGGGGGTAATTGTGATAACTGCGATCGCAGCCTGCAGCGGCCACGCCCTCAGCGGCAACGTGCTGTTTCAGGTGGGGCTGATCTTAGGCATCGGGGGGTTGGTGGGGGTGCAGGTCAGCACTCGCTTTTTGCCCAAGCTGCCCGATCAGGCCATCACATTTATGTTTCGGGCTTTGCTGGCGCTGCTGTCGGTCTACATTTTTTGGCAGGCCTGGAACAGCTATTTGAGCCGTTAA